One segment of Gasterosteus aculeatus chromosome 3, fGasAcu3.hap1.1, whole genome shotgun sequence DNA contains the following:
- the LOC120816324 gene encoding interleukin-5 receptor subunit alpha isoform X1 — MKLLPAHPELWACLLVLCVSQRGETEADDPDVCDMESRDPGNIEPKFSSGKENVEMAEVNDNFRCLFHPTNVLNCLWSFHTLHEDAQLFVHIRICDGDAEVNHTDLSSEERVGSLSFTLHHNEMLYVILHFNITLHGNWTVYASEYSMDFLEVLPPPQNITASFRDGSLLVTWDLPQRRTVCNDDCLQYQLDLGDQESPKVVHGTLSYTETNADPTYNYSVRLRTRKTIDCQESSHWSVWSDPIKVEPLVYRLNTLVIFSISLGIPMILLAGLLLLRHQRVCSVLFPPIPRPPLKYKGILEKGDTFNLWHPAAPAEPEITKVLETEQKPEKT; from the exons ATGAAGCTGCTTCCTGCTCATCCGGAGCTGTGGGCCTGCCTGCTGGTTCTGTGTGTCTCACAACGTGGTG AGACGGAAGCCGATGATCCAGATGTCTGTGATATGGAAAGCAGGGATCCGGGAAAC ATTGAACCAAAGTTTTCTTCGGGGAAGGAAAATGTCGAGATGGCTGAAGTGAACGATAACTTTCGCTGCCTGTTTCACCCAACAAATGTACTCAACTGCTTGTGGTCATTCCACACTTTACACGAGGACGCTCAGCTCTTTGTTCATATCAG AATCTGCGACGGCGATGCCGAGGTTAACCATACGGACCTTTCGTCTGAGGAGAGAGTCGGATCCTTGTCTTTCACTCTGCACCACAATGAGATGTTGTACGTGATCCTCCACTTTAACATAACCCTGCATGGCAATTGGACGGTCTACGCCTCAGAATACAGCATGGACTTTCTTG AGGTTCTGCCGCCACCCCAAAATATCACCGCCTCGTTTAGAGATGGAAGCCTGTTGGTGACGTGGGATCTGCCCCAACGTCGCACAGTCTGTAATGACGACTGCCTTCAATACCAGCTGGACCTGGGGGACCAG GAAAGTCCCAAAGTGGTGCACGGGACGCTGTCCTACACAGAGACCAATGCAGACCCCACCTACAACTACAGCGTGAGGCTGAGGACAAGGAAGACCATCGACTGCCAAGAATCGTCCCACTGGAGCGTCTGGAGCGACCCCATAA AGGTGGAACCGTTGGTTTACAGACTCAACACGCTGGTGATCTTCTCGATTTCGCTCGGAATACCCATGATCCTCCTggccgggctgctgctgctacgcCATCAGAG GGTGTGTAGCGTCCTGTTCCCTCCGATCCCTCGCCCCCCGCTCAAATACAAGGGTATCCTGGAGAAGGGGGACACGTTCAAC CTCTGGCACCCTGCGGCGCCGGCTGAGCCGGAGATCACTAAGGTGTTGGAGACGGAGCAGAAGCCTGAAAAGACATAA
- the LOC120816327 gene encoding SH2 domain-containing protein 1A-like — MDREGMLVRSIYYGRIGSDATERLLERFGHDGSFLLRDSETVEGAYCLCVRKAPFVHTYRLIRSTEGWFLQDPGVRMQSFGTLERLIENYRRSCGSDVGVAPLTQPLDKTQLQYSSFGREFLYMEM; from the exons ATGGACAGGGAGGGGATGCTGGTCCGCTCCATCTACTACGGGCGAATAGGGAGCGACGCCACGGAGAGGCTGCTGGAGAGATTTGGACACGACGGCAGCTTCCTGCTGAGAGACAGCGAGACCGTGGAGGGGGCGTACTGCCTGTGTGTGAG GAAAGCGCCGTTCGTACACACATACAGGCTGATCCGCTCGACCGAGGGCTGGTTCCTCCAG GACCCGGGGGTCAGAATGCAGAGTTTTGGGACTCTTGAAAGACTGATAGAGAATTACAGGCGGAGTTGCGGCTCTGATGTCGGCGTAGCCCCCCTCACACAACCGCTGGACAAAACGCAGCTGCAATACAGCAGCTTTGGACGAG AGTTTTTGTACATGGAAATGTGA
- the LOC120816325 gene encoding uncharacterized protein CXorf38 homolog: MVNEELQRRLNDGGYKNGLKAGQCLALLAGGLLPFTQQRATAFHADLLNRNARLKKPCQTPACRPEGNKFFPKCKACAEWQTEILRHRRQPDATLNWDNCVPPKWRSDYWELAKAFMPRGQGKGKRAEHCDAAALLNLINHCDCFQSVDSACVREVIRFRNELMHSCKLQVGDNWMRHFSASLTKLVQQLRGEPQIATAGKQIEEMLSVDLAICVSGLDRMDSAAPDGLESDSVSHWEISGVLIGQWEAELLQESLQESLHAADDDATTRDPEQLKTLGGFLQANRDLSLRFSAELQAINSLRARE; encoded by the exons ATGGTCAACGAGGAGCTCCAGCGGCGCCTCAACGACGGCGGGTACAAGAACGGGCTGAAGGCCGGACAGTGTCTGGCCCTGCTGGCGGGGGGTCTGCTGCCCTTCACCCAGCAGCGCGCCACAGCCTTCCACGCGGACCTGCTCAACCGGAACGCGCGGCTGAAGAAGCCGTGCCAGACGCCTGCGTGCCGCCCTGAAGGCAACAAG TTTTTCCCAAAATGCAAAGCGTGTGCAGAGTGGCAGACGGAGATCCTGAGACATCGCAGGCAGCCAGATGCCACATTGAACTGGGACAACTGTGTCCCTCCCAAGTGGAGGAGCGACTACTGGGAACTGGCGAAG GCCTTCATGCCTCGGGGTCAAGGCAAAGGGAAGCGGGCGGAGCACTGCGATGCCGCGGCGCTGCTCAACCTCATCAACCACTGCGACTGTTTCCAGTCTGTGGACTCGGCGTGCGTGAGAGAG GTGATCCGTTTTAGGAACGAGTTGATGCATTCCTGCAAGTTACAAGTCGGGGACAATTGGATGAGACACTTCAGCGCAAGCCTGACAAAGCTTGTGCAGCAGCTAAGGGGCGAACCACAGATCGCAACAGCTGGAAAGCAAAtcgaggag ATGCTGAGCGTTGATTTGGCAATATGCGTCTCTGGCTTGGACAGAATGGATTCCGCCGCCCCGGATGGATTAGAGTCCGATTCGGTCTCCCATTGGGAGATCAGCGGCGTCTTGATTGGCCAATGGGAGGCTGAGTTGCTTCAGGAGAGCCTGCAGGAGTCGCTGCACGCTGCAGACGATGATGCAACGACAAGG GACCCGGAGCAGCTGAAGACGCTGGGCGGTTTCCTGCAGGCCAACAGAGATCTGAGCTTGAGGTTTTCTGCAGAGCTCCAAGCCATCAACTCACTGCGTGCCAGAGAATAA
- the LOC120816324 gene encoding interleukin-5 receptor subunit alpha isoform X3 has product MESRDPGNIEPKFSSGKENVEMAEVNDNFRCLFHPTNVLNCLWSFHTLHEDAQLFVHIRICDGDAEVNHTDLSSEERVGSLSFTLHHNEMLYVILHFNITLHGNWTVYASEYSMDFLEVLPPPQNITASFRDGSLLVTWDLPQRRTVCNDDCLQYQLDLGDQESPKVVHGTLSYTETNADPTYNYSVRLRTRKTIDCQESSHWSVWSDPIKVEPLVYRLNTLVIFSISLGIPMILLAGLLLLRHQRVCSVLFPPIPRPPLKYKGILEKGDTFNLWHPAAPAEPEITKVLETEQKPEKT; this is encoded by the exons ATGGAAAGCAGGGATCCGGGAAAC ATTGAACCAAAGTTTTCTTCGGGGAAGGAAAATGTCGAGATGGCTGAAGTGAACGATAACTTTCGCTGCCTGTTTCACCCAACAAATGTACTCAACTGCTTGTGGTCATTCCACACTTTACACGAGGACGCTCAGCTCTTTGTTCATATCAG AATCTGCGACGGCGATGCCGAGGTTAACCATACGGACCTTTCGTCTGAGGAGAGAGTCGGATCCTTGTCTTTCACTCTGCACCACAATGAGATGTTGTACGTGATCCTCCACTTTAACATAACCCTGCATGGCAATTGGACGGTCTACGCCTCAGAATACAGCATGGACTTTCTTG AGGTTCTGCCGCCACCCCAAAATATCACCGCCTCGTTTAGAGATGGAAGCCTGTTGGTGACGTGGGATCTGCCCCAACGTCGCACAGTCTGTAATGACGACTGCCTTCAATACCAGCTGGACCTGGGGGACCAG GAAAGTCCCAAAGTGGTGCACGGGACGCTGTCCTACACAGAGACCAATGCAGACCCCACCTACAACTACAGCGTGAGGCTGAGGACAAGGAAGACCATCGACTGCCAAGAATCGTCCCACTGGAGCGTCTGGAGCGACCCCATAA AGGTGGAACCGTTGGTTTACAGACTCAACACGCTGGTGATCTTCTCGATTTCGCTCGGAATACCCATGATCCTCCTggccgggctgctgctgctacgcCATCAGAG GGTGTGTAGCGTCCTGTTCCCTCCGATCCCTCGCCCCCCGCTCAAATACAAGGGTATCCTGGAGAAGGGGGACACGTTCAAC CTCTGGCACCCTGCGGCGCCGGCTGAGCCGGAGATCACTAAGGTGTTGGAGACGGAGCAGAAGCCTGAAAAGACATAA
- the LOC120816324 gene encoding uncharacterized protein LOC120816324 isoform X2, with protein sequence MKLLPAHPELWACLLVLCVSQRGETEADDPDVCDMESRDPGNIEPKFSSGKENVEMAEVNDNFRCLFHPTNVLNCLWSFHTLHEDAQLFVHIRICDGDAEVNHTDLSSEERVGSLSFTLHHNEMLYVILHFNITLHGNWTVYASEYSMDFLEVLPPPQNITASFRDGSLLVTWDLPQRRTVCNDDCLQYQLDLGDQESPKVVHGTLSYTETNADPTYNYSVRLRTRKTIDCQESSHWSVWSDPIRCVASCSLRSLAPRSNTRVSWRRGTRSTSGTLRRRLSRRSLRCWRRSRSLKRHKSNCLRKRFHCEECPPSVQR encoded by the exons ATGAAGCTGCTTCCTGCTCATCCGGAGCTGTGGGCCTGCCTGCTGGTTCTGTGTGTCTCACAACGTGGTG AGACGGAAGCCGATGATCCAGATGTCTGTGATATGGAAAGCAGGGATCCGGGAAAC ATTGAACCAAAGTTTTCTTCGGGGAAGGAAAATGTCGAGATGGCTGAAGTGAACGATAACTTTCGCTGCCTGTTTCACCCAACAAATGTACTCAACTGCTTGTGGTCATTCCACACTTTACACGAGGACGCTCAGCTCTTTGTTCATATCAG AATCTGCGACGGCGATGCCGAGGTTAACCATACGGACCTTTCGTCTGAGGAGAGAGTCGGATCCTTGTCTTTCACTCTGCACCACAATGAGATGTTGTACGTGATCCTCCACTTTAACATAACCCTGCATGGCAATTGGACGGTCTACGCCTCAGAATACAGCATGGACTTTCTTG AGGTTCTGCCGCCACCCCAAAATATCACCGCCTCGTTTAGAGATGGAAGCCTGTTGGTGACGTGGGATCTGCCCCAACGTCGCACAGTCTGTAATGACGACTGCCTTCAATACCAGCTGGACCTGGGGGACCAG GAAAGTCCCAAAGTGGTGCACGGGACGCTGTCCTACACAGAGACCAATGCAGACCCCACCTACAACTACAGCGTGAGGCTGAGGACAAGGAAGACCATCGACTGCCAAGAATCGTCCCACTGGAGCGTCTGGAGCGACCCCATAA GGTGTGTAGCGTCCTGTTCCCTCCGATCCCTCGCCCCCCGCTCAAATACAAGGGTATCCTGGAGAAGGGGGACACGTTCAAC CTCTGGCACCCTGCGGCGCCGGCTGAGCCGGAGATCACTAAGGTGTTGGAGACGGAGCAGAAGCCTGAAAAGACATAAGTCCAACTGTCTGAGGAAAAGGTTTCACTGTGAAGAGTGTCCTCCGTCCGTTCAGCGATAA